A single window of Mesotoga sp. UBA6090 DNA harbors:
- a CDS encoding ABC transporter permease — protein sequence MLKYIVRRLILAIPVLLGVSILAFMIISAAPGDFLDAYRLNPSISRDQIKVLENQFGLDQNVFVQYFKWLGNVLTGNFGYSFSYRIPVFELVWRRLGATLLLSISTLIFTWGIGIPLGIYSALHQYSPSDQAFSFLAFIGISIPNFFFALLWLFMAAKTGWFPIGGIISQNFNDMSVMGKIGDYLWHVVGPMVTLGTSGLAGLMRQMRGQLLDQLRQDYVLFARAKGMPEKNVIYKHAVRNAINPIVTMFGYALSGLLGGAVLTETVFGWPGMGRLVIEALNAQDLFLVMATLLLSAVLLVIGNLLADLLLAWVDPRIRYRLS from the coding sequence GTGCTGAAATATATAGTTAGAAGGCTGATTCTGGCAATTCCAGTTCTGCTCGGAGTCTCTATACTGGCCTTCATGATTATATCCGCTGCCCCTGGTGATTTCTTGGATGCCTATAGGTTAAACCCTTCTATTTCGAGAGATCAGATAAAGGTTCTTGAGAATCAATTCGGCCTTGATCAGAACGTCTTCGTGCAGTATTTCAAGTGGTTGGGCAATGTTCTTACAGGTAACTTCGGATACTCCTTTAGTTACAGGATTCCAGTTTTTGAACTGGTTTGGAGAAGACTAGGAGCCACGCTGTTACTCAGTATAAGCACATTGATTTTCACCTGGGGAATCGGTATTCCTCTCGGTATTTACTCAGCCCTTCATCAATACTCGCCCAGCGATCAGGCTTTTTCCTTCCTTGCATTCATAGGAATTTCTATTCCAAATTTCTTTTTTGCTCTGCTCTGGCTCTTTATGGCTGCCAAAACGGGGTGGTTCCCAATTGGGGGAATTATCTCTCAAAACTTTAACGATATGAGTGTTATGGGAAAGATCGGAGATTATCTCTGGCACGTGGTTGGACCTATGGTTACACTGGGAACTTCTGGATTGGCTGGCCTTATGAGACAGATGCGAGGCCAACTGCTTGACCAGCTGAGACAGGATTATGTTCTCTTTGCCAGGGCAAAGGGCATGCCAGAGAAGAATGTGATCTATAAACATGCCGTTCGAAATGCGATCAATCCAATTGTAACGATGTTCGGATATGCTCTTTCCGGCTTGCTCGGAGGTGCAGTTCTTACAGAGACCGTTTTTGGATGGCCTGGAATGGGAAGACTGGTTATTGAAGCCCTGAATGCTCAGGATTTGTTCCTTGTCATGGCCACATTGCTCCTTTCTGCTGTCCTTCTTGTGATCGGCAATCTTCTGGCTGATCTTCTGCTTGCCTGGGTCGATCCCAGAATTCGTTATAGGCTGAGCTGA
- a CDS encoding ABC transporter permease, whose translation MKKKENVDNNNTLQSAEVSKEDLFEVKYMSRWQLVWRALRKHKLGMVSLWILIIMYIIALLADFLSPNSPYEQTQGLSFAPPSRVHWTDESGKLTAPYIYAWVMERDPETYRTTFVEGVSIGSITALDRSTGEEILFRKGEDGVIDIFLTIKTVRYALDAEGNRANLGQPDYSIIQNIKLNELELFERQLVTETTNRTTIDSLSPSRFRELQKIGPPVKAVTERSLHRVFAQKEDEIKDIVLEAISIYNEVIDVDGGDVELATEFLGELEISPNLLGVIVEPEITEYETVRYPVKFFTKSWDYKLFWLFPTQIHLFGTDQPSKLLLFGADRYGRDVFSRILAGSRISMSIGLLAILITFSLGLSIGGAAGYFGGITDEILMRVTEVLMSIPSFYLLISLRAILPTSIPSHITYLLIVVILSFIGWPGMSRVIRGMVLGLKETEFVQAAIAMGYPSTRVILRHIIPNTATYIIVAATLSIPGYILGEAGLSFLGLGITEPAASWGLMLSQAQSIKAMTEAPWLLIPGIFIFIVVMGFNLLGDALRDALDPRSLGY comes from the coding sequence ATGAAGAAGAAAGAAAACGTAGATAACAACAATACATTACAAAGTGCTGAAGTCAGTAAAGAAGACCTCTTTGAAGTAAAGTACATGAGCCGTTGGCAGCTAGTTTGGAGGGCACTTAGAAAGCATAAGCTAGGAATGGTTTCCCTCTGGATCCTAATTATCATGTACATAATCGCGTTACTGGCTGATTTTCTTTCACCCAACAGTCCTTATGAACAGACACAGGGGCTGTCTTTTGCGCCGCCTTCAAGAGTTCATTGGACTGACGAGAGCGGAAAACTTACTGCTCCTTACATTTACGCCTGGGTAATGGAAAGAGATCCCGAGACGTACAGAACAACATTTGTTGAAGGTGTTTCAATAGGTTCAATTACTGCCCTAGACAGATCGACCGGAGAGGAAATTCTTTTCAGAAAGGGCGAAGATGGAGTTATCGATATATTCCTGACAATAAAGACTGTCAGATACGCCCTTGACGCAGAAGGCAACAGAGCCAATCTCGGTCAACCCGATTACTCGATCATCCAGAATATCAAACTGAATGAACTTGAACTTTTCGAAAGGCAATTGGTTACTGAGACTACAAATAGAACCACGATAGACTCTCTGAGTCCGAGCAGGTTCAGAGAACTTCAGAAGATTGGGCCGCCGGTGAAAGCTGTAACTGAACGATCCCTCCACAGAGTTTTTGCGCAGAAGGAAGATGAAATCAAGGATATCGTTCTGGAAGCGATCAGCATATACAATGAAGTGATCGACGTCGATGGCGGGGATGTCGAACTTGCAACTGAGTTCCTTGGAGAACTTGAAATCTCGCCAAATTTGCTTGGTGTCATTGTTGAGCCAGAAATCACAGAATATGAGACGGTCAGGTATCCAGTCAAGTTCTTCACGAAGTCCTGGGACTATAAGCTTTTCTGGCTGTTCCCAACTCAAATACATCTCTTTGGTACGGATCAACCGTCCAAGCTCCTTCTGTTCGGTGCCGATAGATATGGTAGGGACGTCTTTTCGAGAATTCTGGCAGGCTCGAGAATCTCAATGAGTATTGGACTACTTGCAATCTTGATCACCTTCTCTCTAGGTCTTTCAATTGGAGGTGCTGCCGGATACTTTGGAGGAATTACAGATGAGATTCTAATGAGGGTTACTGAGGTTCTGATGTCTATACCGAGTTTCTACCTGTTGATTTCACTAAGAGCAATTTTGCCGACGAGTATTCCCTCGCATATAACTTATCTCTTAATAGTGGTTATCCTAAGTTTCATAGGATGGCCTGGAATGTCGAGGGTTATCCGAGGAATGGTTCTGGGTCTAAAAGAGACAGAGTTTGTGCAGGCAGCTATAGCTATGGGTTATCCGTCAACCCGTGTGATTCTCAGGCATATAATCCCGAACACTGCAACCTACATAATTGTTGCAGCCACCCTTTCGATCCCTGGATACATTCTAGGCGAAGCTGGATTGAGTTTTTTAGGTCTCGGGATTACTGAGCCCGCGGCAAGTTGGGGTCTAATGTTGTCGCAGGCTCAGAGTATAAAGGCAATGACAGAAGCCCCATGGCTACTAATACCGGGTATCTTCATATTCATTGTGGTAA